In a single window of the Aquarana catesbeiana isolate 2022-GZ linkage group LG13, ASM4218655v1, whole genome shotgun sequence genome:
- the LOC141117170 gene encoding serine protease inhibitor A6-like, whose product MKTLLLLQLFIPLLLASGPFKPNQGHSYNHQWKQSTLSEAQLNFAMMLYPAIAVPAIGTPPNLFVSPLSLYITFSMLALGAQSPTRDLLLLFLDMTGTMTEEEIQEGNRKLLQVLNHPNKDMKLKIFSEVLVEKSLKILPEYQEKVAQYYSASFQSFSFSDPLIDEKTISRIVSDRTDHKIKDMYIKLYSSTLMVLLDYVVFEGQWESEFSIQNTEMRNFSRYYERPVLVPIMRQRGFYKTYKDTQNKCDVVEVPYFGNVSLLVIVPLGDPYETELNLTPQMIKGYFSSVKTSLVDLYLPRVSFNYPVNMTRILARMGLDSILNGTNTNFSGISKEKKLKVSNMGVSRHDQYLI is encoded by the exons ATGAAGACTCTTCTTCTCCTCCAGTTGTTCATCCCACTGCTCCTTGCTTCTGGCCCTTTCAAACCAAATCAAGGACACAGCTACAACCACCAATGGAAACAATCAACGTTATCTGAAGCTCAATTGAACTTTGCCATGATGCTTTATCCAGCGATTGCAGTGCCGGCGATAGGAACCCCACCAAACCTATTTGTCTCACCACTGAGCCTCTACATAACCTTCTCCATGCTGGCTCTCGGTGCCCAATCACCAACTCGGGATTTACTTCTATTGTTCTTAGACATGACAGGCACCATGACAGAGGAGGAGATACAAGAGGGCAATAGAAAGCTCCTTCAAGTGTTAAATCATCCAAACAAAGATATGAAACTCAAGATTTTTAGTGAGGTCCTGgtagaaaaatctttaaaaattttACCAGAATACCAAGAGAAAGTGGCTCAATACTACAGCGCCTCCTTTCAATCCTTCAGCTTCAGCGACCCTCTGATTGACGAGAAAACAATCAGTAGGATTGTGAGTGACAGAACAGATCATAAGATAAAGGATATGTACATTAAATTGTATTCCAGCACATTGATGGTTCTTCTAGATTATGTAGTCTTTGAAG GTCAATGGGAATCAGAATTTAGCATTCAGAATACAGAGATGAGAAACTTCTCGAGGTATTACGAGAGACCGGTCTTAGTGCCAATCATGCGTCAGCGGGGATTTTATAAGACGTACAAGGACACCCAGAATAAATGCGATGTGGTGGAAGTGCCGTACTTTGGTAACGTGTCCCTTCTCGTCATCGTACCGCTGGGCGATCCCTACGAAACTGAACTAAATCTGACCCCACAGATGATAAAAGGCTACTTTAGTTCAGTGAAGACCAG TTTGGTGGACCTCTACTTACCCAGAGTATCCTTCAACTATCCGGTGAATATGACACGTATATTGGCACGCATGGGCCTAGACAGCATTTTGAATGGTACAAATACTAACTTCTCCGGGATCTCAAAGGAAAAAAAGCTAAAAGTTTCAAACATGGGGGTAAGTAGACATGATCAGTATCTGATCTAA